From Rhodococcus sp. B7740, one genomic window encodes:
- a CDS encoding AMP-binding protein — protein MTYLDRPGVRFARDLGRFGDDPALITTDETLTYRDLDERVEHRASELGTTRRLVLIAGSNDVDVIVTYLAALRAGHPVLMAPGENPGHFDGLIDAYRPDVVVRTVDGRSVVDKDDRRPAHHLHPDLALLLSTSGSTGSPKLVRLSHRNVQSNAESIAEYLGIRATDRAATTLPMHYCYGLSVVHSHLLRGAALILTDSSVADPDFWTLVRTQRGTTFAGVPYTFDLLDRMGFEELDLPDLRYITQAGGKMPPDRVRKYAELGRRRGWDLFVMYGQTEATARMAYLPSDLAATHPHTIGRPIPGGAFRLETVDDCPSGTGELVYSGPNVMLGYAESPDDLRLGDTLAGELHTGDLARLTDDGFYEVVGRRSRFAKAFGLRIDLQRVESALAQHGFTACCTGGVDELVVVMEGGDIDAVRRTAAQTSGLPAAAVRVCLVDRVPRTPTGKPDLRAVADIAARQDLVTSDTVPPTADVKALFAEILHCSQVEDDSTFVSLGGDSLSYVRMSLRLEAMLGHLPENWHTTPVRDFDRGPRSRRGWHRVETNVLLRALAILLIVGSHIHLFAVLGGAHVLLGIAGYNFARFHLGAADRTERTRRVLRSVARIAIPSMVWIGLVIALTGDYRITSAFLLNGILGPDGWSAEWRYWFVEAIVYIVLAAAATLSVPWLDRLERRHAFWFPMGLVGLGLLTRYGLVDIDDSPNRILTASVVFWLFALGWAAAQANTIRQRLCVTVAIVATVPGFFFGDTQREIIVTIGLCMVVWLSSVPFPALLGRVAGVLASASLFIYLTHFQVYLPLRDDHPWLAFALSIVVGILYWQAVEFALSLRSRIVDVFAGLPRQRASDLSDSRPRAHNLAPWH, from the coding sequence ATGACCTACCTCGACCGCCCCGGCGTGCGCTTCGCGCGCGACCTCGGCCGCTTCGGTGACGACCCTGCTCTGATCACGACCGACGAGACGCTCACCTACCGTGACCTCGACGAACGCGTCGAGCATCGGGCATCGGAACTCGGAACGACGCGTCGTCTCGTGCTGATCGCCGGTTCCAACGACGTCGACGTGATCGTCACGTATCTGGCGGCGTTGCGGGCCGGGCATCCGGTGCTGATGGCTCCGGGCGAGAATCCTGGCCACTTCGACGGCCTGATCGACGCCTACCGGCCCGATGTAGTGGTGCGCACCGTCGACGGCCGCAGTGTCGTCGACAAGGACGACCGACGGCCCGCGCACCACTTGCACCCCGACCTCGCGTTGCTTCTGAGCACGTCCGGCTCCACCGGTTCGCCCAAACTCGTCCGACTCTCACACCGAAACGTGCAGTCCAACGCCGAGTCGATCGCCGAATATCTCGGCATCCGGGCCACCGACCGAGCAGCGACGACCCTGCCCATGCACTACTGCTACGGATTGTCGGTCGTGCACAGCCACCTCCTGCGCGGTGCCGCACTGATTCTGACCGATTCGTCCGTCGCCGATCCGGACTTCTGGACCCTCGTGCGGACCCAGCGCGGAACGACGTTCGCCGGCGTGCCGTACACCTTCGATCTGCTCGACCGGATGGGGTTCGAGGAGCTGGATCTGCCCGATCTGCGCTACATCACGCAGGCCGGTGGCAAGATGCCGCCGGACCGCGTCCGGAAGTACGCCGAGCTCGGTCGACGACGGGGATGGGACCTGTTCGTCATGTACGGGCAGACCGAGGCAACCGCCCGAATGGCCTATCTGCCATCCGATCTGGCCGCCACTCACCCACACACCATCGGCCGTCCGATCCCCGGGGGAGCCTTCCGACTGGAGACGGTCGACGACTGTCCCAGTGGGACAGGCGAACTCGTCTACTCGGGGCCGAACGTCATGCTCGGCTACGCCGAGAGTCCCGACGACCTTCGCCTCGGTGACACCCTCGCAGGCGAACTGCACACCGGCGATCTCGCGCGACTCACGGACGACGGATTCTACGAGGTGGTGGGCCGCCGAAGTCGATTCGCGAAGGCCTTCGGCCTGCGTATCGACCTGCAGCGCGTCGAGTCCGCGCTCGCGCAGCACGGTTTCACGGCATGCTGCACCGGTGGTGTCGACGAGCTGGTCGTCGTCATGGAGGGCGGAGACATCGACGCCGTCCGCCGCACTGCCGCGCAAACCAGTGGCCTTCCCGCTGCAGCGGTTCGGGTGTGTCTCGTCGACCGAGTGCCGCGAACGCCCACCGGTAAACCCGATCTGCGAGCGGTGGCGGACATCGCTGCCCGGCAGGATCTCGTCACGTCGGACACCGTCCCACCTACCGCCGATGTGAAGGCTCTGTTCGCCGAGATCCTGCACTGCTCACAGGTGGAGGACGACAGTACGTTCGTGAGTTTGGGCGGTGACTCGCTGTCGTACGTCCGTATGTCCCTGCGGCTGGAGGCCATGCTCGGCCATCTGCCCGAAAACTGGCACACCACACCGGTGCGAGACTTCGATCGAGGTCCGCGCTCACGCCGCGGCTGGCACCGAGTGGAGACGAACGTTCTGCTGCGCGCCCTCGCGATCCTGCTGATCGTCGGCTCGCACATTCACCTGTTCGCGGTACTCGGCGGGGCTCACGTGCTTCTCGGGATAGCTGGCTACAACTTCGCCCGCTTTCACCTCGGGGCCGCAGATCGCACCGAACGAACACGACGTGTGCTCCGAAGCGTCGCGCGGATAGCGATCCCCAGCATGGTGTGGATCGGACTCGTCATTGCCCTCACCGGGGACTATCGAATCACCAGTGCATTTCTGCTCAACGGGATCCTCGGCCCGGACGGGTGGTCCGCGGAATGGCGATACTGGTTCGTCGAGGCGATCGTGTACATCGTGCTCGCGGCTGCCGCGACACTGTCCGTTCCGTGGCTCGATCGGCTCGAACGTCGTCACGCGTTCTGGTTCCCGATGGGCCTCGTGGGCCTCGGACTCCTCACCCGGTACGGGCTGGTCGACATCGACGACAGCCCCAACCGCATCCTGACCGCGTCGGTGGTGTTCTGGTTGTTCGCGTTGGGTTGGGCTGCGGCGCAGGCAAATACGATCCGGCAACGCCTGTGTGTCACGGTAGCCATCGTGGCCACCGTTCCCGGGTTCTTCTTCGGCGACACGCAACGAGAAATCATCGTCACCATCGGCCTGTGCATGGTGGTATGGCTGTCGTCGGTTCCGTTCCCCGCGTTGCTGGGGCGGGTGGCAGGAGTTCTGGCGAGCGCCTCCCTCTTCATCTACCTCACCCATTTCCAGGTCTATCTGCCGCTGCGCGACGACCATCCCTGGCTGGCATTCGCCCTGTCGATCGTCGTCGGGATTCTCTACTGGCAGGCGGTCGAATTCGCACTTTCCCTCCGAAGTCGAATCGTCGACGTATTCGCGGGCCTCCCGAGACAACGCGCGTCCGACTTGTCAGACTCCCGACCACGAGCGCACAATTTGGCACCATGGCATTGA
- a CDS encoding competence/damage-inducible protein A produces MTVRAGVVVTGTEVLAGRVTDRNGPWVAQRLLEMGVDVAHITVCGDRPDDLTAQVRFLADQRVDLIVTTGGLGPTADDLTVPTVAALYGRELTLDPELEDRIHAIVQRWRSRMSSAADSEPLRAGIRKQAMVPLGAQSISPTGTAPGVAIPADDSRSLPAVLILPGPPRELQAMWPEALDSAPVAEVLARRTHMRQDTIRGYRLSEADLAATLRTAESEITGFGDLEITTCLSLGELEMVTRYTESARTAYADLERLIEKIHGTQVFSTDGSTIDDIVAHRLSGHRIATAESCTGGMIAARLTDRAGSSAYVIGAVVSYANEAKTGLLDVPAEVIEQHGAVSEPVAALMAEGALNRLNVDIAVSTSGVAGPGGGTEAKPVGTVCFAIASTGRPTVTRTLHLPGDRASVRALSTTAAMHMLADTLEPATDA; encoded by the coding sequence ATGACTGTGCGAGCAGGTGTGGTGGTCACGGGAACCGAGGTTCTGGCCGGTCGCGTCACGGACCGGAACGGCCCGTGGGTGGCTCAGCGACTTCTGGAGATGGGGGTCGACGTCGCACACATCACCGTCTGCGGTGATCGGCCGGACGATCTGACGGCGCAGGTTCGGTTCCTGGCCGATCAACGCGTCGACTTGATCGTCACCACCGGCGGTTTGGGTCCGACTGCCGATGACCTCACCGTCCCGACCGTCGCCGCACTGTACGGCCGCGAATTGACACTGGACCCCGAACTCGAAGATCGCATCCACGCGATCGTCCAACGGTGGCGAAGCCGGATGAGTTCTGCAGCCGACTCCGAGCCGCTGCGCGCCGGTATCCGAAAGCAGGCGATGGTTCCCCTCGGCGCGCAGTCGATTTCACCGACCGGAACCGCACCCGGGGTAGCGATACCCGCCGACGACTCCAGATCACTGCCCGCCGTCCTCATCCTGCCCGGCCCACCTCGCGAACTGCAGGCGATGTGGCCGGAGGCCCTCGACAGCGCACCCGTCGCCGAGGTTCTCGCACGCCGCACGCACATGCGTCAGGACACCATTCGCGGCTATCGATTGTCCGAGGCCGACCTTGCCGCAACGCTGCGGACAGCCGAAAGCGAGATCACGGGATTCGGCGATCTCGAGATCACCACCTGTCTGAGCCTCGGCGAGCTCGAAATGGTGACCCGCTATACCGAGTCGGCGAGAACTGCCTACGCCGATCTCGAACGTCTCATCGAAAAAATCCATGGCACACAGGTCTTTTCGACCGATGGTTCCACGATCGACGACATCGTGGCACACCGTCTGTCCGGGCATCGCATCGCCACGGCAGAATCGTGCACCGGAGGGATGATCGCCGCACGTCTCACCGATCGCGCAGGATCGTCGGCGTACGTCATCGGCGCGGTGGTGTCCTACGCCAACGAGGCCAAGACCGGCCTGCTCGACGTCCCCGCAGAGGTCATCGAGCAACACGGAGCCGTGAGCGAGCCGGTGGCCGCGCTGATGGCCGAGGGAGCGCTGAACCGACTGAACGTCGACATCGCGGTATCGACCAGTGGAGTCGCAGGCCCGGGCGGGGGCACCGAGGCAAAACCGGTCGGCACCGTCTGTTTTGCCATCGCCTCCACCGGCCGGCCGACCGTCACCCGCACCCTTCATCTCCCCGGCGACCGGGCAAGTGTGCGTGCACTGTCCACCACCGCGGCAATGCACATGCTCGCCGACACGTTGGAGCCGGCGACCGACGCCTGA
- a CDS encoding ferredoxin reductase has protein sequence MRRETPTASTLVLDVDGWPGHLAGQHVDVKLTAEDGYSAQRSYSVASAPDGTSRIEITVQNVADGEVSPYLVDVVEAGDRIEIRGPVGRWFVWRPSQPSERPSPPILLVGGGSGIVPLRAMVRAQASATGGRVPFRVLYSVREPAEVYFADEWARPPAGVDITMIHTRRAPAGNARPLGRITIEDLDAHGWPAEFEPRCYICGPTSFVDTVADMLVERGHSAANIRTERFGPS, from the coding sequence ATGCGGCGTGAGACACCCACTGCGTCCACCCTCGTTCTCGACGTCGACGGTTGGCCCGGCCACCTTGCCGGGCAGCATGTGGACGTCAAGCTCACCGCCGAGGACGGCTACAGCGCACAGCGAAGCTACTCCGTGGCGTCGGCACCCGACGGCACGTCGCGTATCGAGATCACGGTGCAGAACGTCGCGGACGGCGAGGTGTCGCCCTACCTGGTCGACGTCGTCGAAGCCGGTGATCGCATCGAAATCCGCGGTCCGGTGGGTCGATGGTTCGTCTGGCGGCCGTCCCAGCCCTCCGAGAGACCGTCCCCGCCGATCCTGTTGGTGGGTGGCGGTTCCGGCATCGTCCCGCTCCGCGCGATGGTCCGCGCTCAGGCGTCCGCAACGGGTGGACGGGTGCCGTTCCGGGTGCTGTATTCGGTGCGCGAGCCCGCGGAGGTCTACTTCGCGGACGAGTGGGCTCGCCCTCCGGCGGGCGTGGACATCACCATGATCCACACGCGGCGTGCTCCTGCCGGCAACGCACGGCCGCTCGGCCGCATCACGATCGAAGACCTCGACGCCCACGGATGGCCGGCGGAGTTCGAACCACGCTGCTACATCTGCGGTCCCACGAGCTTCGTCGACACCGTGGCCGACATGCTGGTGGAGCGGGGCCACTCGGCAGCGAACATCCGAACGGAACGTTTCGGACCGAGCTGA
- a CDS encoding DoxX family protein, with protein MTTTHTTTPGKIAPRIGLVLQILVIVFLLFDAISHILNLQVVKDASVDLGLRDEMAPITGIVMLVILVLYAVPVTSILGAIVLTGYLGGAVLTNWRVEKPLLSTVFFAIYVGIVAWGALWLRDERVRSIIPLRRT; from the coding sequence ATGACCACCACCCACACCACAACGCCGGGCAAGATCGCCCCGCGGATCGGCCTCGTTCTACAGATCCTCGTGATCGTGTTTCTTCTGTTCGACGCGATCAGCCACATTCTGAATCTGCAGGTGGTGAAGGACGCGTCGGTCGACCTCGGTCTGCGCGACGAGATGGCGCCGATCACCGGCATCGTCATGCTCGTCATCTTGGTTCTCTACGCAGTTCCCGTGACGTCGATTCTGGGTGCCATCGTGCTCACCGGCTATCTCGGCGGTGCGGTGCTGACCAATTGGCGCGTCGAGAAGCCGCTGCTGAGCACAGTGTTCTTCGCGATCTACGTGGGAATCGTCGCGTGGGGAGCGCTGTGGCTGCGGGACGAACGAGTTCGCAGCATCATTCCGTTGCGCCGAACATAG
- a CDS encoding sulfite oxidase-like oxidoreductase, with protein sequence MALISKGFVGRRRGDDGRTPPGQYLTKDFPVLAIGPAPVVATDTWSFSIATERGDTRSWTWDEFAALPHESPTVDIHCVTKWSKLDTTWKGVSLDVLLDGLDTDAGFVVVHGFDGYTTNLPLEDLRDGKAWLVTEFDGAPLAREHGGPARLLVPHLYFWKSAKWISRIELTVENEQGFWERGGYHDYGDPWREQRYQGD encoded by the coding sequence ATGGCATTGATCTCGAAGGGCTTCGTGGGCCGACGACGCGGCGACGACGGGCGCACTCCCCCCGGTCAGTACCTGACCAAGGACTTTCCCGTCCTCGCGATCGGGCCCGCGCCGGTGGTCGCGACCGACACGTGGTCCTTCTCGATCGCCACCGAACGCGGCGACACTCGAAGCTGGACCTGGGACGAATTCGCGGCACTTCCGCACGAGAGCCCGACCGTCGACATCCACTGCGTCACCAAATGGTCGAAGCTCGACACCACGTGGAAGGGTGTGAGCCTCGACGTTCTGCTGGACGGACTCGACACCGATGCCGGCTTCGTCGTGGTGCACGGGTTCGACGGCTACACCACCAACCTCCCCCTGGAGGACCTCAGGGACGGGAAGGCCTGGCTGGTCACCGAGTTCGACGGCGCTCCCCTGGCTCGCGAACACGGCGGTCCCGCACGGCTTCTCGTTCCGCATCTGTACTTCTGGAAATCCGCGAAATGGATCTCACGCATCGAGCTCACGGTGGAGAACGAGCAAGGCTTCTGGGAGCGTGGTGGATACCACGACTACGGGGATCCGTGGCGCGAGCAGCGATACCAGGGCGACTGA
- a CDS encoding alpha/beta hydrolase has product MTTALAATGGVGVVLAWLEFVLIRQQLAVGLWVIAVAVVSIALVRVSRAGKPAALGTALGGVVVVAQAAWLVTGLHALWVTTLTAATALGFFMLASAWAGRSRASTRRVATAIPVGVAAAVALLVSAVVVGTAASPAPLIRSLHAVGQSNSFEADARTATTVVDGARLTNDVEYGSTLPNSFLDIYIADDDPSVSRPTYVTIHGGGWIVGDKTDGAPSADSAGASWAGPMLDAGYNVVSVNYAFAPSYRFPTQTIQLGQAMQFLETNADRYGLDMSRVVLAGTSAGGHIVGNYAAVQTNSEYARALGIEPTMDRSALKAIVFESAALDVGRAGAPQSPSPSNGFFFDIAARSYLDTTDTALLAQANIIDNVTADFPPSFISDGNTGTFPDQAAELSAQLDRMGVANRLNLYSKNQARLDHSFMSVDSQWTDDYSRLKIEFLRGIV; this is encoded by the coding sequence ATGACGACTGCGCTCGCGGCCACCGGCGGCGTCGGCGTCGTACTCGCGTGGCTCGAGTTCGTCCTCATCCGGCAGCAGCTCGCGGTGGGATTGTGGGTCATCGCCGTGGCTGTCGTGTCGATCGCTCTGGTGCGCGTGTCCCGCGCCGGTAAGCCCGCCGCGCTGGGAACCGCGCTCGGCGGTGTCGTCGTGGTCGCTCAGGCGGCATGGTTGGTGACGGGCCTTCACGCACTGTGGGTCACGACCTTGACCGCGGCAACGGCGCTCGGCTTCTTCATGCTCGCGTCGGCATGGGCAGGCCGTTCGAGGGCCTCCACGCGGAGGGTGGCCACCGCAATCCCGGTCGGCGTCGCTGCAGCTGTTGCATTGCTGGTCTCGGCGGTGGTCGTCGGCACGGCGGCCAGTCCGGCTCCGCTGATTCGATCCCTGCATGCAGTGGGGCAGAGCAATTCCTTCGAGGCCGACGCCCGGACTGCGACGACAGTGGTCGACGGTGCGCGCCTCACCAACGACGTCGAATACGGCTCGACGCTTCCGAATTCGTTCCTCGACATCTACATCGCCGACGACGATCCATCGGTCAGCCGGCCCACATACGTCACGATTCACGGTGGTGGCTGGATCGTCGGCGACAAAACGGACGGTGCTCCTAGCGCAGATTCCGCCGGTGCGTCGTGGGCCGGCCCCATGCTCGACGCCGGCTACAACGTGGTGTCGGTGAACTACGCGTTCGCACCGAGTTACCGATTCCCCACGCAGACAATACAACTGGGCCAGGCCATGCAGTTCCTGGAAACGAACGCCGACCGTTACGGACTCGACATGAGTCGCGTCGTGCTCGCCGGAACCAGCGCGGGTGGTCACATCGTGGGCAATTACGCCGCCGTGCAGACCAACTCCGAGTACGCGCGAGCACTGGGTATCGAACCCACCATGGACCGAAGTGCTCTGAAGGCGATCGTGTTCGAGAGTGCAGCCCTCGACGTCGGTAGAGCGGGCGCACCGCAATCACCGAGCCCGTCGAACGGTTTCTTCTTCGACATCGCCGCCCGAAGCTATCTCGACACCACCGACACCGCTTTGCTTGCGCAGGCGAACATCATCGACAATGTCACCGCCGACTTTCCACCGAGTTTCATCTCCGACGGCAACACCGGGACTTTTCCCGACCAGGCAGCCGAACTGAGCGCCCAGCTGGACAGAATGGGCGTCGCCAATCGCCTGAACCTGTACAGCAAGAATCAGGCGAGACTCGACCACTCGTTCATGTCGGTTGATTCACAGTGGACCGACGACTACAGCCGCCTGAAGATCGAGTTTCTCCGCGGCATCGTCTGA